A part of Euzebya sp. genomic DNA contains:
- a CDS encoding FHA domain-containing protein yields the protein HRRVLAGPVAEVVTDPVRVGLVPVGSALRPPAALIGLPDGTRSGAGVWLRTAEVLGEGRGDVEGTRCACGAFVHPLTVLCAACHQVLRPPRRLVVEPTVPVARVVLDDARVLPLCGSVLIGREPAADPLVGEGRVAALALTDSQRSVSRAHAVLWVDGWDVVLEDRQAANGTAVRPPSSAGWTVLVPGGSVRLLPETEVQIGRRTFRLTT from the coding sequence GCCACCGGCGGGTGCTGGCCGGCCCGGTCGCGGAGGTGGTGACGGACCCCGTCCGCGTCGGATTGGTGCCCGTCGGCAGCGCCCTGCGGCCACCCGCCGCCCTGATCGGCCTGCCGGACGGCACGCGGAGCGGTGCGGGGGTGTGGCTGCGGACCGCCGAGGTGCTGGGGGAGGGGCGGGGTGACGTGGAGGGGACGCGCTGTGCCTGCGGCGCCTTCGTGCACCCCCTGACGGTGCTGTGCGCCGCGTGCCACCAGGTCCTGCGGCCACCGCGCCGGCTCGTGGTCGAGCCGACGGTCCCGGTCGCGAGGGTCGTCCTCGACGACGCGCGGGTCCTGCCGCTGTGCGGGTCGGTGCTGATCGGCCGCGAGCCCGCCGCCGACCCTCTGGTGGGGGAGGGGCGGGTCGCCGCGCTGGCCCTGACCGACTCCCAGCGGTCGGTGTCGCGGGCGCACGCGGTGCTGTGGGTCGACGGGTGGGACGTCGTCCTCGAGGACCGGCAGGCGGCGAACGGCACGGCCGTCCGCCCGCCGTCGAGCGCGGGGTGGACCGTGCTCGTGCCGGGCGGATCGGTCCGGCTGCTGCCCGAGACCGAGGTGCAGATCGGCCGTCGGACCTTCCGGCTGACGACCTGA